From one Humulus lupulus chromosome 8, drHumLupu1.1, whole genome shotgun sequence genomic stretch:
- the LOC133797156 gene encoding transcription factor RAX1-like: MFTGVSFCHVLFCHLQLTTKSSSFILCVFSFFFFFSSKCLIEIQAMGRAPCCDKTKVKRGPWSPEEDAALKHYMHNNGTGGNWIALPHKAGLNRCGKSCRLRWLNYLRPDIKHGGFTEEEDNVIWTLYSNIGSRWSVIASQLPGRTDNDVKNHWNTKLKKKLLARSTNSNETTNTTDHLNLARFSPLIPKTENSDQGNSAYCYTNSDTLPYLMNGNCVQNFDLKKPSKPSYSSNPVQVSDFGTNGNTSSSISSTREASSLSTSSSTLAMENYTNFASWSGTGIESIEDGILVDLGFDSSNDVFLSGFGF, encoded by the exons ATGTTCACTGGAGTCTCGTTCTGTCATGTCCTGTTCTGTCACCTACAGCTAACCACAAAGTCTAGCTCTTTCATTCTCTgtgttttttccttcttcttcttcttctcttccaagTGTTTGATAGAAATTCAGGCCATGGGAAGAGCCCCTTGTTGCGACAAAACCAAAGTGAAAAGAGGACCTTGGTCTCCTGAAGAAGACGCCGCCCTCAAGCACTACATGCACAACAATGGAACTGGGGGTAATTGGATTGCTCTACCTCACAAAGCAG GTCTTAACCGGTGCGGCAAAAGTTGTCGTTTGAGATGGCTGAATTATCTCAGACCAGATATCAAGCACGGGGGTTTTACCGAGGAAGAAGACAATGTTATTTGGACCCTTTACAGTAACATCGGAAGTAG GTGGTCTGTCATAGCATCCCAACTACCTGGAAGAACAGACAACGATGTGAAAAACCACTGGAACACCAAGTTGAAGAAAAAACTATTGGCAAGAAGCACCAATAGCAATGAGACTACTAACACTACCGATCACCTCAACTTGGCTCGGTTCTCACCATTGATTCCGAAAACTGAGAATTCTGATCAAGGGAACTCAGCTTATTGTTATACTAATTCAGATACATTACCATATCTGATGAATGGGAACTGTGTGCAAAACTTTGATCTCAAGAAGCCAAGTAAACCTTCTTACTCATCAAACCCTGTTCAAGTTTCTGATTTTGGAACAAATGGGAACACCAGTTCTAGCATTTCATCAACTAGAGAAGCTTCGAGTCTTTCAACTTCATCATCTACTTTGGCTATGGAGAACTATACTAATTTTGCTTCATGGTCTGGCACTGGCATTGAAAGTATTGAAGATGGGATTCTTGTGGACTTGGGATTTGACTCTTCTAATGATGTTTTCCTGAGTGGCTTTGGATTTTAG